A portion of the Nitrospira sp. genome contains these proteins:
- a CDS encoding efflux RND transporter periplasmic adaptor subunit, with product MRSHWPINSIVALTIFCTAVALPQVGWPKDDRPVQLMRSVNGALRGIVKASTQAVLYSQIQGRISQIPVKEGQRFEKGATLVAIDCDKYRAELAGALAEHEAKDKTFQNNKELTKLNAVSTLELEISEAEAKKAVAAIRLAEINVRSCHIAAPFSGRVVAVMVNEHENVFPNDKLLSLLDDTSLEIELVLPSSTLAWLKRKSPFTFTIDETHREYPAKVKEIGANVDPASQTVKVVGSFGALPADVLAGMSGTAQFASGQP from the coding sequence ATGCGATCCCATTGGCCGATTAATTCGATTGTCGCACTGACGATCTTCTGCACGGCGGTGGCCCTTCCGCAGGTCGGCTGGCCGAAGGACGACCGGCCCGTCCAGCTGATGCGGAGTGTCAACGGCGCGTTGCGTGGCATTGTGAAGGCCAGCACGCAGGCCGTGCTCTATTCCCAGATTCAGGGGCGGATCAGCCAGATCCCGGTGAAGGAGGGGCAGCGGTTCGAGAAGGGTGCCACGCTGGTCGCAATCGACTGCGACAAGTATCGTGCGGAATTAGCAGGGGCGCTGGCCGAGCATGAGGCCAAGGATAAAACCTTCCAGAACAACAAAGAACTCACCAAACTCAATGCCGTCAGCACGCTTGAATTGGAAATTTCCGAAGCCGAGGCGAAGAAGGCCGTCGCGGCCATTCGCCTGGCCGAGATCAACGTGCGGAGCTGCCATATCGCGGCGCCGTTTTCCGGCCGCGTCGTGGCGGTCATGGTCAATGAGCATGAAAACGTCTTCCCCAACGACAAGCTGCTCAGTCTCCTCGATGACACCAGTCTGGAGATCGAGTTGGTGCTGCCCTCCTCGACCTTAGCCTGGCTCAAGCGGAAGTCACCGTTCACCTTCACCATCGACGAGACGCATCGGGAGTATCCGGCGAAGGTGAAGGAAATCGGGGCGAATGTCGATCCCGCCAGCCAGACGGTCAAGGTGGTGGGCAGCTTCGGGGCCCTCCCGGCCGATGTGCTCGCCGGGATGAGCGGCACGGCGCAATTTGCCTCGGGACAACCGTAA
- a CDS encoding HlyD family efflux transporter periplasmic adaptor subunit, which produces MATSTQPSAQELATLVHLATLTHLEAQIRVAKTVQELQFISVNETRRLVPYEQAYLLSHAGEAAGVSRVICASSVAVVERDAPMIRWLEEMAQALRHAHPGDEPVTVTEEMCPDSCREGWREHVRGHVLWCPLKHPDETVLGFWWLERDYPWEENDRAIMHRLAGSFAYAWKAVATRHRTWSARIKTPSVWLLAAAVVGALCLPVRVSTVAPMKVMAKEPTIVSAPMDGVIAEVLVPPNTVVTQHRPLFRYEDTNLRNQFRVAEKQLAVAQAEHAQAIQGGFADPHRKAEAPLRAAEAALKETELTYAQEMLAQVEVRAPQEGLLLYSDKADWVGKPVSVGERIMDIADPRRIELRIDLPVSDALLLREGADVVALFDALPLESFGATVSHASYHAEVLPGDTLAYRITAELALADPRIRIGWQGSAKVYGEQGLLAFLLFRRPLMALRQLVGV; this is translated from the coding sequence ATGGCGACATCCACCCAACCGAGCGCACAGGAACTCGCGACGCTGGTCCATCTGGCGACCCTCACCCATTTGGAGGCGCAGATCCGTGTCGCGAAGACCGTCCAGGAACTGCAGTTCATCTCCGTCAATGAGACCCGTCGGCTGGTTCCCTATGAACAGGCCTATCTGCTGAGTCATGCCGGTGAAGCTGCGGGCGTCTCCCGAGTGATCTGTGCGTCCAGCGTGGCCGTGGTGGAACGCGATGCGCCGATGATTCGCTGGTTGGAGGAGATGGCTCAGGCTCTGAGGCACGCACACCCGGGGGATGAACCGGTGACCGTCACGGAGGAAATGTGCCCCGACTCCTGCCGCGAGGGATGGCGCGAGCATGTCAGGGGCCATGTCCTCTGGTGTCCGCTGAAACACCCGGATGAAACGGTGTTGGGTTTCTGGTGGCTCGAGCGGGACTATCCCTGGGAGGAGAATGATCGGGCGATTATGCACCGGCTTGCGGGGAGCTTCGCCTATGCCTGGAAGGCCGTGGCGACGCGCCATCGAACCTGGTCCGCGAGGATCAAAACGCCCTCGGTGTGGTTGCTGGCTGCAGCGGTTGTTGGGGCGCTGTGTTTGCCGGTTCGCGTGTCGACCGTGGCGCCGATGAAAGTGATGGCGAAGGAGCCGACGATTGTGAGCGCGCCGATGGACGGAGTGATTGCGGAGGTCCTGGTGCCGCCGAATACGGTGGTCACGCAACATCGGCCGCTGTTCCGCTACGAAGACACGAACCTCCGCAATCAGTTCCGGGTCGCGGAGAAGCAATTGGCGGTGGCGCAGGCCGAACATGCCCAGGCGATTCAAGGCGGCTTTGCCGATCCGCACCGAAAAGCCGAGGCTCCGCTCAGAGCCGCCGAAGCGGCGTTAAAGGAGACAGAGCTGACCTATGCCCAGGAGATGCTGGCGCAGGTGGAAGTCCGTGCCCCGCAGGAAGGATTGCTGCTGTACAGCGACAAAGCCGACTGGGTCGGGAAGCCGGTCTCCGTCGGCGAACGGATCATGGATATTGCCGATCCGCGTCGCATTGAGTTGCGAATCGATCTCCCTGTGAGTGACGCTCTCCTGCTACGCGAAGGCGCCGATGTCGTAGCGCTCTTCGACGCGCTCCCGCTGGAATCCTTCGGGGCGACCGTGAGTCACGCGAGTTACCATGCGGAGGTGTTGCCCGGAGATACGTTGGCGTATCGGATCACGGCTGAATTGGCGCTTGCCGATCCCCGCATCCGCATCGGCTGGCAAGGGTCGGCGAAGGTGTATGGAGAACAGGGCCTGTTGGCATTCCTGTTGTTCCGCCGTCCGCTCATGGCCTTGCGTCAACTGGTCGGAGTGTAG
- a CDS encoding HlyD family efflux transporter periplasmic adaptor subunit — translation MAGLSSVSPPQERTLPPLRKNLQFLRGAPTPEGVPTWTIVDPVRNKYFQIEWQVYQLLQRWSCGTVEKLVAVVRRDTTSRIRAEDVEDLVRFLYANSLTEQSASGRVKDYVEQEVARHQAWWQWLLHHYLFVKVPLIHPHRFLRATLPLVAPLYTPMAAWLFGMIGATGLFLVGQQWDTFLSTFLHFFTWQGALMYGVVLCVVKVVHELGHAYTATRFGCRVPTIGVALMVMMPVLYSDISDAYRLSSRRKRLWIAGAGVVAELGLAAVATLLWGFLPDGAIRSVVFVAATTSWVMSLAVNLNPFMRFDGYYLLADGLGIPNLQDRAFAFGQWRIRELLFAPGAPPPEAVGQSNRRILIAYAWGIWLYRLVLFTGIALAVYHYFFKVLGLLLFLVEIVFFIGLPIWRELTSWWSRRAAYASTGRFAVTMTVVAAMLLLACLPWSSRVAIPGVLQAGSYATIYPPAPGRIASVSVHAGQPVRAGDTLLVLENPKLAKEARLVQTQVELLDFRLQRQAGYAEDRVQVPVLAESLRSKLAELDGVTERQQRLVLRAPIDGVVVDQADSLYPGRWINEKLPVAYVVNPGTAIVVAFAPVDDLGGLAVGQEARFIPHDLTRQASRARVAEIRDVDERDFPVPYLASIYGGAVPVRKDSQGRLWAEQSVYRVELEVLDDDFNPGQAVTGLLHVIGKPQSLAARVWDRIVAVMIRESGF, via the coding sequence ATGGCCGGCCTGTCCTCAGTGTCCCCGCCCCAAGAACGCACCTTGCCGCCGCTGAGAAAGAACCTGCAGTTCCTCCGCGGCGCGCCCACGCCGGAAGGGGTGCCGACCTGGACGATCGTCGATCCCGTTCGCAACAAATATTTCCAGATCGAGTGGCAGGTCTATCAGCTCCTCCAGCGCTGGTCCTGTGGCACGGTGGAAAAACTCGTCGCGGTGGTCCGGCGCGACACCACCTCCCGGATCCGGGCGGAAGATGTCGAAGACTTAGTGCGGTTCTTGTACGCCAACAGTCTGACGGAGCAATCGGCCAGCGGGCGGGTCAAGGACTACGTCGAGCAGGAGGTGGCACGTCATCAGGCCTGGTGGCAGTGGCTGTTGCATCACTATCTCTTCGTCAAAGTTCCGCTGATACATCCGCATCGTTTTCTGCGCGCCACGTTGCCCTTGGTGGCGCCGCTCTATACGCCCATGGCGGCGTGGCTGTTCGGAATGATCGGTGCGACCGGTTTGTTCCTGGTGGGACAGCAATGGGACACCTTCTTGTCGACCTTCCTGCATTTTTTCACGTGGCAGGGGGCACTGATGTACGGCGTGGTGTTGTGTGTCGTCAAGGTCGTGCATGAATTGGGGCATGCCTATACCGCAACGCGATTCGGGTGCCGGGTACCCACGATCGGGGTGGCCTTGATGGTGATGATGCCGGTGCTCTATTCGGACATCAGCGACGCCTATCGGCTGAGTTCGAGGCGGAAACGTCTGTGGATCGCCGGAGCCGGGGTCGTAGCCGAACTGGGGCTCGCTGCGGTCGCAACCTTGTTGTGGGGATTCCTGCCGGATGGGGCCATCCGGAGCGTCGTCTTCGTGGCGGCGACGACCAGCTGGGTGATGAGCCTGGCGGTCAACCTCAACCCATTCATGAGGTTTGACGGCTATTATCTTCTGGCCGATGGACTGGGAATTCCGAATCTTCAGGACCGGGCCTTCGCATTCGGGCAATGGCGGATTCGTGAACTGTTGTTTGCGCCAGGCGCGCCTCCGCCCGAAGCGGTCGGGCAGTCCAACAGGCGGATCCTGATCGCCTATGCCTGGGGTATCTGGCTGTACCGGCTCGTCCTCTTCACCGGGATTGCGCTGGCCGTCTATCACTATTTTTTTAAAGTGCTCGGCCTCCTGCTGTTTCTGGTCGAAATCGTCTTCTTTATCGGTCTGCCGATCTGGCGGGAACTGACGAGCTGGTGGAGTCGCCGTGCTGCCTATGCGTCGACGGGCCGGTTTGCCGTCACGATGACGGTCGTCGCCGCGATGCTGTTGCTCGCCTGTCTCCCATGGTCCAGTCGTGTCGCGATCCCAGGGGTGTTGCAGGCAGGGTCCTATGCAACCATCTATCCTCCGGCGCCGGGGCGGATTGCGTCGGTGTCGGTGCATGCAGGGCAGCCTGTACGAGCGGGTGACACCTTGCTCGTACTCGAAAACCCGAAATTAGCCAAGGAGGCCAGGTTGGTGCAGACCCAGGTCGAACTGTTGGATTTCCGGCTGCAGCGTCAGGCCGGGTATGCAGAGGATCGGGTGCAGGTTCCGGTGCTGGCCGAATCGCTACGGTCCAAGCTGGCCGAACTGGACGGGGTGACTGAGAGGCAACAACGTCTCGTGCTGCGGGCGCCGATCGATGGCGTGGTGGTTGATCAGGCCGATTCGCTCTATCCCGGCCGATGGATCAATGAGAAGCTGCCGGTCGCCTACGTGGTGAATCCCGGAACAGCGATCGTTGTGGCCTTTGCGCCGGTAGACGATCTAGGGGGTCTGGCGGTCGGGCAGGAGGCGCGCTTTATTCCGCACGACCTGACCCGCCAGGCTTCCCGCGCCCGGGTCGCTGAAATTCGGGACGTGGACGAACGGGATTTTCCCGTTCCCTATCTGGCGTCCATCTATGGCGGCGCGGTGCCCGTACGAAAAGATTCGCAGGGGCGGTTGTGGGCGGAGCAATCGGTCTATCGCGTTGAACTTGAAGTATTGGATGATGATTTCAATCCCGGCCAGGCTGTGACCGGGCTACTCCACGTCATTGGTAAGCCCCAGAGCCTGGCCGCGCGCGTGTGGGATCGTATCGTGGCGGTGATGATCCGGGAAAGCGGTTTCTGA
- a CDS encoding cadherin domain-containing protein, producing the protein MFDAAAAATAAEVQSEQVAQDQAEAAVSSEGTGESTTPEQQESQELLSAIGSYSPGESSTEVVFVDPTVPDYEALLAGMGPNVEVVVLDASRDGVEQIAESLTGRSGIDAIHLISHGDAGTLQLGTGTLNAESMSTRYADEFTTIQQALSEQADILVYGCNFAEGDLGQAAVSRLAELTGADVAASSDRTGHIDLGGDWKFETQVGSIETDLAITDAAQMDWKGILTTETVGDQFSSSSYDNHDGTQKWASDWSETDAGGGGASGGDVHVASSQLRIDAGSVGNQASRQVDLSGTSGAVLTFDYTNSLSGSDQIEIRVSADGKTYTTLTDGVFSPKSNAGSGTVKLDISGYASASTTIQFLVTGVGGGDCLYVDNVQVSYDTGAANSAPTISSNGGGTTASVTVGENSTVVTTVTASDVDAGHTLGYSIAGGADADRFTINNSTGQLSFVSAPSYEAPADSGGNNVYDVTVQVSDGQGGTDTQAIAVTVANVNEAPTDLALSANTVAENAANGTVVGTVSGSDVDTGDTRTYSLTDNAGGRFAINGSTGQITVANRSLLNYESATSHNLTVRVTDSGGLTHDETFTINVTDVNEAAPRITSNGGGATALINIAENATAVTRVTASDADTRQTLAYSIVGGADAAKFAINSSTGALSFVSAPNYEAPTDSGGNNTYDVTVQVSDGSGGVDSQAISVTVTAVNERPTDLSLSANTVAEHAANGTVVGTVTGSDPDAGDTKSYSLTNTAGGRFAINRTTGALTVANSTLLNYEAATSHAVTVRVTDRGGLTYDETFTINLTNVNEAPTGTNATVTITEDTSHVLTAANFGFSDVDAGGALSAVRIDTLPTAGTLTLSGTAVTAGQVITTADLAAGQLVFTPAADANGTGYARVTFSVRDSTNLYDSTPNTLTVNVTAVNDRPTDLSLSANTVAEHAANGTVVGTVTGSDPDAGDTKSYSLTNTAGGRFAINRTTGALTVANSTLLNYEAATSHAVTVRVTDRGGLTYDETFTINLTNVNEAPTGTNATVTITEDTSHVLTAANFGFSDVDAGGALSAVRIDTLPTAGTLTLSGTAVTAGQVITTADLAAGQLVFTPAADANGTGYARVTFSVRDSTNLYDSTPNTLTVNVTAVNDRPVITANSGSSLAEGGTDTITSAELAAVDVDNSAAQIRFSVGTGPAHGRLELTTRPGVALATFTQADLAANRLVYRHDGSETLSDRFTFTVSDGAGGSVGTTTMTLTITPVNDAPTIISNGGTATASINVAEHVTGITVVTGADVDLPVQALTYSISGGTDQAQFTIDASTGALSFVAPPDFEAAADANGDNVYIVQVRVTDSQGGTAMQTIQVRVTDGAEARPSGPALPPSLIPMPSVQAGTSAQPHDEPRSFTTQQEPVNAVSMNGTDLAGTMSPYAGSMPPRVAPHSGDVHHEDEPPVASRSVQSDDREPRNSSPISSTDAIEAGRDGDSGPQPSASELVLNKLDEMILSLREAVAVDREPQSLMAQVTALTGTTLSVGFVLWAVRKGRLLAGCCATIPTLSTEGPGLGQHLHPRLLTPTSSPSQGPSTNPSSASST; encoded by the coding sequence ATGTTTGACGCGGCGGCTGCGGCGACCGCGGCCGAGGTGCAATCCGAACAGGTGGCTCAAGATCAGGCCGAGGCGGCGGTCTCCTCGGAGGGGACTGGCGAGAGTACGACTCCTGAGCAGCAGGAATCGCAGGAGCTACTCAGCGCAATTGGTTCCTATAGTCCCGGCGAATCCTCGACGGAAGTGGTTTTCGTCGACCCCACGGTGCCGGATTATGAAGCTCTGCTCGCGGGCATGGGGCCCAATGTGGAGGTCGTTGTGCTGGATGCCTCCCGAGACGGGGTCGAGCAGATCGCCGAGTCGTTGACCGGGCGATCGGGCATCGACGCCATTCATCTGATTTCGCACGGCGACGCTGGAACATTGCAATTGGGCACCGGCACGTTGAATGCCGAATCGATGTCGACGCGTTACGCGGACGAGTTCACAACGATTCAGCAGGCCCTGTCGGAGCAGGCTGACATTCTGGTGTACGGCTGTAATTTTGCCGAGGGGGATCTCGGCCAGGCGGCTGTGTCCCGGCTTGCTGAACTGACCGGAGCCGACGTGGCCGCGAGCAGCGACAGAACCGGCCACATCGATTTGGGCGGCGATTGGAAATTCGAAACCCAGGTTGGATCGATCGAAACCGACCTTGCGATCACCGATGCCGCGCAGATGGACTGGAAGGGGATCCTGACGACCGAGACTGTCGGCGACCAATTCTCCTCAAGTTCTTACGACAATCACGATGGGACTCAGAAGTGGGCCTCAGATTGGTCCGAAACCGATGCCGGCGGCGGTGGGGCAAGCGGCGGGGATGTGCATGTCGCTTCATCACAACTGAGGATCGACGCCGGTTCCGTGGGAAACCAAGCTTCGCGGCAGGTCGATCTGTCAGGAACGAGCGGCGCAGTCCTCACATTCGATTACACCAACTCGTTGTCGGGCTCCGATCAAATCGAGATTCGCGTGTCAGCCGACGGAAAGACGTATACCACGCTCACCGACGGCGTCTTCTCCCCTAAGTCGAATGCCGGAAGCGGCACCGTCAAGCTCGACATTTCCGGTTATGCCTCCGCGAGTACGACGATCCAATTTCTCGTCACCGGGGTGGGCGGGGGCGATTGCCTGTACGTCGATAACGTGCAGGTCAGCTATGACACCGGCGCCGCGAACAGTGCACCGACGATCAGCAGCAACGGCGGTGGAACGACGGCGTCGGTCACGGTCGGGGAGAACAGCACGGTCGTCACGACCGTCACGGCTTCCGACGTTGATGCAGGGCATACCCTAGGCTATTCGATCGCCGGCGGAGCAGACGCAGATCGATTCACCATCAACAACAGCACGGGCCAGCTGAGTTTCGTCTCGGCGCCCAGCTATGAAGCCCCGGCGGACAGCGGCGGGAATAACGTGTACGACGTCACGGTGCAGGTGTCTGACGGCCAGGGCGGCACGGATACCCAAGCCATCGCCGTGACAGTGGCAAACGTCAATGAGGCACCGACAGACCTGGCCTTGTCGGCGAACACGGTGGCGGAGAATGCGGCCAATGGCACCGTCGTCGGCACCGTGAGCGGCAGCGATGTGGATACCGGCGACACCAGGACGTACTCCCTGACCGACAACGCCGGCGGCCGCTTTGCGATCAACGGCAGCACGGGCCAGATCACCGTCGCCAACCGATCGCTCCTCAATTACGAGAGCGCCACCAGCCACAACCTGACGGTGCGAGTGACGGACAGCGGCGGGCTCACCCATGACGAGACCTTTACCATCAACGTGACGGATGTCAATGAAGCGGCGCCCAGGATCACCAGCAATGGCGGGGGGGCCACAGCCCTCATCAATATTGCGGAGAATGCCACGGCGGTCACCAGGGTCACTGCCTCCGATGCCGATACGAGGCAAACCCTGGCCTACTCGATTGTCGGAGGGGCCGATGCCGCCAAGTTTGCGATCAACAGTAGCACTGGTGCCTTGTCGTTTGTGTCCGCCCCGAACTACGAGGCGCCGACCGATAGCGGCGGTAACAACACCTACGATGTGACCGTCCAAGTGTCCGACGGAAGCGGCGGCGTGGACTCTCAGGCCATCAGCGTGACCGTGACTGCTGTGAACGAGAGGCCGACGGACCTGAGTCTGTCGGCGAACACAGTAGCGGAGCACGCGGCCAACGGGACCGTGGTGGGCACGGTGACCGGGAGCGACCCTGACGCCGGTGACACGAAGAGCTACAGCTTGACCAATACGGCGGGGGGGCGGTTTGCAATCAACCGGACGACCGGCGCCCTCACGGTCGCCAACAGTACCTTGCTGAACTACGAAGCGGCGACGAGCCATGCCGTGACCGTCCGGGTGACCGATCGGGGCGGCCTGACCTACGACGAGACGTTCACGATCAACCTGACGAACGTGAACGAGGCCCCCACCGGGACCAATGCGACCGTCACGATCACCGAAGATACGTCGCACGTCCTCACGGCGGCGAATTTCGGGTTCAGCGATGTGGATGCCGGCGGTGCGCTGAGTGCGGTGCGGATCGACACGCTGCCGACGGCCGGGACCCTGACCCTCTCGGGCACGGCGGTGACGGCGGGCCAGGTGATCACGACGGCGGACCTCGCGGCGGGCCAGCTGGTCTTTACCCCGGCGGCCGACGCCAACGGGACCGGCTATGCCCGCGTGACCTTCTCGGTGCGCGACAGCACCAATCTGTACGACTCGACGCCCAATACGCTCACGGTCAATGTCACCGCCGTCAATGATCGGCCGACGGACCTGAGTCTGTCGGCGAACACAGTAGCGGAGCACGCGGCCAATGGGACCGTGGTGGGCACGGTGACCGGGAGCGACCCCGACGCCGGTGACACGAAGAGTTACAGCTTGACCAATACGGCGGGGGGGCGGTTTGCAATCAACCGGACGACCGGCGCCCTCACGGTCGCCAACAGTACCTTGCTGAACTACGAAGCGGCGACGAGCCATGCCGTGACCGTCCGGGTGACCGATCGGGGCGGCCTGACCTACGACGAGACGTTCACGATCAACCTGACGAACGTGAACGAGGCCCCCACCGGGACCAATGCGACCGTCACGATCACCGAAGATACGTCGCACGTCCTCACGGCGGCGAATTTCGGGTTCAGCGATGTGGATGCCGGCGGTGCGCTGAGTGCGGTGCGGATCGACACGCTGCCGACGGCCGGGACCCTGACCCTCTCGGGCACGGCGGTGACGGCGGGCCAGGTGATCACGACGGCGGACCTCGCGGCGGGCCAGCTGGTCTTTACCCCGGCGGCCGACGCCAACGGGACCGGCTATGCCCGCGTGACCTTCTCGGTGCGCGACAGCACCAATCTGTACGACTCGACGCCCAATACGCTCACGGTCAATGTCACCGCCGTCAATGATCGGCCGGTAATCACCGCCAACAGCGGGAGCAGCTTGGCCGAAGGGGGCACCGACACGATTACGAGCGCAGAGCTTGCGGCGGTGGACGTGGACAACTCTGCCGCCCAGATCAGATTCTCTGTCGGGACCGGTCCTGCCCATGGTCGTCTGGAGTTGACGACCAGGCCGGGGGTGGCGCTGGCGACTTTTACGCAGGCTGATCTCGCGGCCAACCGCCTGGTCTATCGTCACGATGGATCGGAAACGTTGAGCGATCGCTTTACGTTTACGGTGAGCGACGGGGCGGGAGGTTCGGTGGGCACGACCACAATGACGCTGACGATCACCCCAGTGAACGATGCGCCGACCATCATCAGCAATGGAGGAACGGCGACCGCCTCGATCAATGTTGCGGAACATGTGACCGGCATTACGGTCGTAACCGGCGCCGATGTGGATCTCCCTGTGCAGGCCTTGACCTACTCCATCAGCGGCGGAACGGATCAGGCGCAGTTTACGATCGACGCCTCGACCGGTGCGCTGAGTTTCGTTGCCCCTCCTGATTTTGAAGCGGCCGCTGACGCCAATGGCGACAATGTGTATATCGTGCAGGTCCGTGTCACCGACAGCCAGGGCGGCACGGCGATGCAAACCATTCAGGTGAGGGTTACGGATGGGGCGGAGGCGCGCCCCTCCGGCCCGGCGCTTCCTCCCTCTCTCATTCCGATGCCTTCGGTCCAGGCGGGCACATCCGCTCAGCCTCATGACGAACCACGGTCCTTCACAACGCAACAGGAGCCGGTGAATGCGGTGTCCATGAATGGGACTGATCTCGCCGGGACGATGAGCCCCTATGCCGGCAGCATGCCGCCGCGCGTCGCGCCCCATTCAGGCGATGTTCATCATGAGGACGAGCCGCCAGTCGCGTCACGATCTGTTCAGTCGGATGACAGGGAGCCCCGGAATTCATCCCCGATCTCATCCACGGATGCGATCGAGGCGGGCAGGGATGGCGATTCTGGGCCACAGCCCTCGGCGAGTGAATTGGTACTGAATAAATTGGATGAAATGATCTTGTCGCTGCGGGAGGCGGTCGCTGTGGACCGAGAGCCGCAGTCGTTGATGGCTCAGGTGACTGCGTTGACGGGGACGACTCTCTCTGTGGGATTTGTGCTGTGGGCGGTTCGCAAAGGAAGGCTCCTGGCCGGTTGCTGCGCAACCATTCCTACCTTGTCGACAGAAGGGCCTGGCCTGGGTCAACACCTTCACCCACGGCTCTTGACGCCAACGTCTTCTCCGTCGCAAGGCCCGTCTACCAACCCCTCGTCCGCCTCTTCAACCTGA
- a CDS encoding mechanosensitive ion channel family protein, with protein sequence MTGVSLQTALPWLLSISTTVGIAVLRVGLVFVIGYIAIRFARLGLQQLERVMLLTSDAKDQQSGTAQKRAATLTGILRTIALTAIWAVVIIESLQVVGLDIAPILAGAGILGLAVGFGAQNLVRDLISGFFIILEDHIRLGDVAVINGTGGQVETITFRTISLRDFSGVVHVFPNGGINTLSNMSKDWSAFVLDMGVAYREDTDRVVAVMQAVGEELRHDQELGSLMIEPIEVVGVENFADSAVTIRARIKTKPLEQWKVGREYRRRLKKAFDAQGIEIPFPHQTLCMGAASAPFKVEVVAGLGLQKV encoded by the coding sequence TTGACCGGAGTGTCTCTGCAGACTGCCCTTCCCTGGCTCCTGAGTATTTCCACAACCGTAGGCATCGCCGTGTTGCGGGTCGGGCTGGTGTTCGTGATTGGGTATATCGCGATTCGATTTGCCCGTTTGGGGTTGCAACAACTGGAACGGGTGATGCTTCTCACGAGTGACGCCAAGGATCAACAGTCCGGAACGGCTCAAAAACGCGCCGCGACGCTCACGGGGATCCTTAGGACCATCGCACTCACAGCGATTTGGGCGGTCGTCATCATCGAATCGTTGCAGGTCGTGGGATTGGACATCGCGCCGATTCTGGCCGGCGCGGGGATTCTCGGCTTGGCGGTGGGGTTCGGCGCGCAAAATTTGGTGCGGGACTTGATCAGTGGATTTTTCATCATTCTGGAGGATCACATCCGGTTGGGAGATGTGGCGGTGATCAATGGGACCGGTGGACAGGTTGAGACCATCACGTTCAGAACGATTTCCTTGCGGGACTTTTCCGGCGTGGTCCACGTGTTTCCCAACGGCGGCATCAATACCCTGTCGAATATGAGCAAGGACTGGTCGGCCTTTGTGTTGGACATGGGCGTGGCGTACCGGGAGGACACCGATCGGGTGGTGGCGGTGATGCAGGCGGTCGGTGAAGAATTGCGCCATGACCAGGAACTTGGCTCGCTGATGATCGAGCCGATCGAAGTGGTGGGTGTTGAGAATTTTGCCGATAGTGCCGTGACGATTCGCGCGCGTATCAAGACGAAGCCGCTCGAACAGTGGAAGGTCGGACGTGAATACCGGCGACGGCTCAAGAAGGCGTTCGACGCGCAGGGTATCGAGATTCCGTTCCCGCATCAGACTCTGTGCATGGGAGCGGCAAGTGCTCCGTTCAAGGTTGAAGTGGTCGCAGGCCTGGGACTTCAGAAGGTTTAG